TGCCGAGACCGAGGGCCTCGTCGACGACGCGACGGATGAGCTGCGAGCGCTCGACCGTCGAGAGAACCGGGCCCTCGCGGCTGATGATGTGGCCGAGGACGCGCTCCAGGCGCGCCCGGCGGTCGGCCGCGGCCAGCGAGGACATCTCCGCGAGGTCGATCTCCTGCAGGAGCTTGGCGCGGTAGACACCGACGAGGAGGTCTCCCTCGTTCTGGCCACTGTTCGGCTCAGGGCTGTTGATGCGTGCCCTCAAGCTCATGTCGTCAACTCCTGCTTTTCACTGGTCGGTTGCTCGGTACTGCGAAATCGCCTCTGCCAGAGGCGGTCAGTCCTTCGGCATCGTGGCGCGCTTCTCGGCCGTGCCGAAGTCGATTCCCGGCACCACGGACGGGACCTTGACGCGGACGGTCACCGTGGCCTCGTCGCCCCAGCCCATGGGGAGGATCATCACGCCGCCGCCACTCTCCAGGAAGTCGGAGATCGCCTCGCGGCCGGCCGTCTCGGCCGACGTGTCGGACCGCTGGTCGGTCACGGCTCGAGCCGCGGCTCGCGCACCGGTGCCGGCCTGCTGCGCGGCGAAGACGCCGAGCCCAAGCTGAATCACGAGGAGGGCGACGATCAGCAGGATCGGGATCCAGCCGACGAGTTCCAGGGCCGCCTGGCCGCGGTCGCGGCGCACTGCTCGGAGCTTCATGGTCAGTTCTCCCTCACAGCTGCGGACTCGCCCGGGATCCGGATGTCCATCTTCGGACCGCCGGGGAAGAGCAGCGGAACCTTGAGATTGACCGTGGCCTTGACCAGGTCGCCGTCCGGCCAGCAGTCGATGTCGGCACCCTCGCGCCACGGTCCCGGCAGGTCTTCCTCGCCGGCCTTCTCGCAGGCCAGCTCCCGGCCGCCGGGCACCCAGATCCAGTCGGTCACCGTACCGGCCCGCACCCCCTTGTCCGCCGCGTTCCCCGCGAGCGAGAAGGTGTAGCCGACGAGGGCGCACTGCCAGAGGATGACCAGTACCGCGAGCATCATCGGGACCGTGCCGACGAACTCGATCGTGCCCTGGCCCCGGTCGTCACGCGACCGGGTGAGCGCTCCCGCTCCTATCCCTGGTGAACTCATGATTCAACGTTCCCCCTTGACTCCGTGTTGACGGCTGACGACTGACTTACGAGCGCGGCTTGCGCAAGCCGAAGGACCCGCGGTCCCCGCCCTTCGCACGCCCGCCGGCCTTCTCCGGCTGCTCGGCCTGCTTCACCATGCCCAGCTCGCCCGCCAGGGCCCACATCGCCTGCTTCACCACGGCCCGCGCCTCCAGGTCCTGCATGCGGCCCGCGTCCACGGCCGCCTGAAGTTCCTTGAAGTTGGACGGGATGGCGACGCCGGCGACCTTGGTCCCGGTGATCTTCTGGACGAGCGGCGGCTGGATCTCCGTGTTGCGGATGTAGCGGTTGACGACCGTCGTGGTCTCCTCCGCCTTGCGGATCTGGAGCCGGTCCCAGAGCTTGACCATGCGCTTGGCCGCCCGCACCGTGACGACGTCGGGCGTGGTGATCAGCAGCGTCGTGTCCGCCATCTCGATGGCGGCGGCGTTCGCGCTGTTCAGCACGGTGCCGCAATCGATGACCACGATCTCGTACTTGTTGCGCAGGGCGCTGATGGTCTGCCGTACCGCCCGGTCGTTGACCTCTTCGGCCCGTTCGCCCTCCGCCGGGGCGAGCAGCAGTGCGACCTTGCCCGCCTTGTCTCCGGAGTAGACGACGTCCTGGAGGACGCGGGGCGTGATGTCCGCGATGCCGGCGAGGTCGACGACCGACCGGCGGTGCTGGACGTCGACGTACGAGGCCACGTCGCCGGCCTGGAGGTCCAGGTCGACGAGGACCGTGCTCATGCCCGACGCCTGGGCGGCCAGCGCCGTCTGCACGGCGATAAGCGTCGTGCCGACGCCGCCCTTGGCTCCGCTGACCGTGACGACCATGCCGCCCGGGCCGCTCAGGACATCGGGCCCCTGGCCCAGGTGGCGGCGAACGCCGACGGACCAGGCCGCCGCCGCCTGCACGCGCTGGGCCAGCTCCTCGTACGAGAGGGGCAGGCCGACCAGGCCGCGCGCACCGGAGTCCGCGGCGGCCTGGTAGAGGCCCTGGCTGGCGTCGGCCGTGACGAGGATGACGCCGACGGCCGGGAACCGCATGGAGACCTCACGGATCAGCTCCAGCGCGGGGACCGGACCGATCCGTTCATGCACCAGGACGACCTCGGGCAGCTCGTCGAGCGACTCGCCCGCCAGGCGGGCGAGTGTGTCGAGCAGTGAGGTCGAGTCACCGACCGGCTGGGCCGGCTCCGCGTCCGGGAGCTGGCTCAGCAGGGTGGTGATGGATCGGGCGGCGTCGGCGTCACCGACGGCGGGGAGGATACGTGTGGTCATCCGGATGTCACCTACTCGCGTCTTCCTGCAGCGTGTACTTGTCGTCGCCCGGGCGCAGGGTGGTCGGGCTGCCCTTGGCGACAAGGGCGAGGCGAAGGTTCGCCGCGAAGGACTCGGCGTACGCCACGCGCTGCGCGTCCAGGGTGTTCAGGGCGAAGGTGATCGGCACCGCGTTGGCGGCCTGGTTGCGGTCTTCCTTCGTGGGCTCGAGAGCGGTCAGCTGACCGACGTCCAGCACCTTGGCGTTGACCACGATGATGCGCGACTCCGACGGCTTGCCCTTGCCGAGCTCGTCACCGGCGAACGTCGCGTAGATGTTGACCAGCGAGCCCTGCGTGATCTTGCCGGCGACACCGGTCGCCGCGTCGATCATGATCGCGATCTCCTGCTGGCCGTTCTCCAGCGCCGGGCGCTGGACGATCATGTCCTCCTGGAGGAGGGAGCCACGCCGGAGGCCGGTCACGGCGGTCTTCTGGTCGATCACGCTGATGTCCGTGACCGCGGTCGAGGAGAGCCAGCGCTTCGGCATCTTGACCTTTTCGAACTGCGCGGGCGTCAGCTTGCTATATGCGGCTATGTCCGTCTTCAGTCGGTATGCCGTGACTTCCGGTCCCACCTTGGAATTCACGTCGCTGATCACCGACAGAACACCGGCGAACGCGGCAAAGGCGCACAGTACGGAGAGAAGCAGAAGAACGACGCCGCGGCGTTGGCGTGAATTCATGGGCGGGACAACCTCATTGGGAGACGACTACGGGCAAGCGGATGGGCAGCGGTTCAGGTGGCGCGCTTCGAGCGGGAGTTGCGAGTCGGGCTTCGAGCGGTTCCGTCGTACCGGGCTTCTGACCGGGCACCCGAGGAAGCAGAGGGGAGGAACATGCGCGTCCGCAGGACGCGCCCCCCGGCGTTCCTCGGTGCCCCCTAAGCGTTCAGGACACCTTGAGCGTGGTTTTGGTTCTCCGCCGAGCTCAACGGGGCCGCGCAGAACCCGCACCGGTCACCGATGAGTTCGAGGCCGCACCAGGTGCAGACCTCGCGTCGCACGGATGAGACCAGCTGGTAGACGATGGAGATGTTGGGCAGGAACGCGGCGAACTCGACGAGTTTCGAAGTGCCCCACCATCCGGCGGACTCCGCCGGCAGTGTCACCTCCTGCACCCCCTGCACCTGCCAGGCGGGGGCCAGGGTACTCGTGACCCAGTCGGACTGGAGCTGACCCTTGGCGACCGCGAGATGGGTGCCGAACTCCGGGCCGGCCAGGTCCCCGCCGCCGATCTTGATGAGCTGGGGCGTCGGGTTGGCCAGGACCGCGAACTGGGATCCGGGGACCCACGACTTGGCGTGCGTCTTGAGGCTGACGGGCACGCGGTCGAGCCGGGTAACCGAGTTCAGCAGGGCTCCGGAGTAGATGTAGTGCGAGAGCAGGCGGGCGGCCGAGGCCACCACCCCTGCGCTGAAGTCGCAGATGGACAGCTGGCGCAGCTGCCGGACCAGGACCGCGACGCCCAGCGGAGGCAGGTCGAGCTTCAGCAGGGCGATGCGGTCGCTCTCCAGGACCGCGCGGATGGTGTGCAACCGCCGTTCGTGGGCAGGCGAGATGTTGGCCGGGTACGCCGCGACGACGTATCCGTGCTGCTCGACCAGGACCTGCATGTCGGCGAGCGCGGCCTCCAGTGGCTGTGCGTCCGGGTGCTGCAGTAGTGCGGCGGTCGGTGTCTGATGATCTTGTGGTGGCAGCACCAGTTCCGTACTGGTGACGGCAATGGCGGTCGGCACGCTGATTCCCCGTTCAGGCTCCGTCCACCGGGGTCCCGGTGGCCGCAGTTCCCTCATACTCTTTCGCGCTCAGTATCAGCACTTTATCCACCTCCTACGACACAGAGAACACCTATCAGGTCCCAGGCGGGCAACCATCACAAGGCCTCTACGGTCAATTCGGGCAAAAAGGCCGGTAGTTAACGGTTCTATCATCTCTCCCGCCCGTCACCGGACCGGGCCCAATGTCCCAGGTGGGCCCACATTGGGGTCCCAGGGCCCACGCCGTCCCCTCCCACGATCCGTACCGTCTGGTTCCGTTCACTGGAATCACCAGCAGGCCGCGGCCGTGCGGCAGCCTTCGGAGGGGGCGCGGTATGCGACGAGGAAGCCGAATACCGGCCAGATCCAGAATGTGGCGCGACACACATATGGAGCGCGACACATGGGGCCGTCCCCTCCGCGTCGACAGCCTCCCGCTCGACGACCGCGGTGCCACCGCCCTCGACTACGTCGGCGTCACCATCGTCGTCGTCGCCATCGTGGGCGCGCTGCTCGGCACCAGCATGGACGGCCGGCTCGCCGACAAGTTCCGGTGCCTGGCCTCCCTCGACCTCGGCTCCTGCGGCAGCAACGGGACCGGTGACGAGGCGTCGAAGCCCAAGACCGACGCCGACTACCAACCCCCCCTCTGCCAGATCTCCGCCATCAGCGACAAGGCCGGCTCCAAGGCCAAGTTCCTGTTCTGGGAGTTCGGCAAGGAGTACGGCTTCCAGGAGCAGCACTACAAGGCGAACACGGACGTCAACAAGGACGGCAAGGTCGACGACAACGACCAGATGGTCATGATGACGTTCACCGACGCCGCCTCGATCGCCGCCAAGAAGGAGTTCAAGCCGGGCCTCAAGGTCGGCAAGATCGGCGCGGACACGCTGGAGCTCGGCGCCGGTGTCAAGGTGACCAACGGCGACACCTGGGTGTTCGAGAGCGAGGACGAGGCCAAGCGCTTCCGCGAGGACATCGAGAAGCTCCAGATGTACGAGATGCGGCGCACGATGCCCGGCGGTGCCGAGGCCAGCATGGGCGACAGCATCCTGTACCTGTTCGGCACGGGCCCCCTCAAGGAGGAGGAGGAGACCCGGGAGCGGATCGAGCGCGACCTCGGCAAGAACCGGAACATCACGTACGGCAAGCTCGGCGCCGAGGGCTCCGCGTCCGGCGGCCTGAAGATCTCGGCCGGTGACGACAAGAAGCTGAGCGCGACACTGGGCGGCAACGTAAAGCTCTCGCCCGAGGTCACCTGGACCGACAACAACTACAAGGGCACCAAGTCGTACACCTACTCCATGGCCCTGGAGTACGGCACGAAGCTCGGGTACGAGGCCGGCCCGCTGAACGGCGAGCACTCGGCCACCTCGACCCAGACGGGCACGATGACGGTCACCAAGGACAAGGAGACCGGAAAGATCATCCGGGTCGACATGACCCGCACCGTCGAAAAGGGCGGCACGAAGGACGGTGTCAAGGGCAAGGGCGACAACGGAAAGAAGGACGACGACAAGCGCGGCGGCAGCGCCGGCGTGAAGGGCTCCGACGCGGAGACCGGCATCGAGGTCGTCACGAATTCGATCGTCATCCCGAAGGACGAGAAGGGCGACGCCGACCGCAAGATCGTCGAGGACTGGCTCTCCGAGAACAGCGATCTCGGCACGCCGTGGGACTACATGTTCAACAACAACGCCCCGACGACGCGCCCGGGCAACGACGACCCGTTCGGCCAGCTCATGTTCGACAAGGGAATGTCCAGCAAGACGAAGTACACCGGAAAGACCGACGCCGCGGAATACGGATTCGATCTGAACCTCGGTCTGAGTCTCGGATTCTCGCTCTCCACCGAGCACAAGGAAGAAACGCTCAACGACGCCGAATTCCTGGGCGCCCCCCAGGGTGGATCGCGGTCGTATGTCCCGTACAGCTACTGTGCGAACTGATCCGGACAAGGGGAGCAGGAGTACGGTCATGAAAATCATCCAGCGTGCGACCGCCTTCGGCGTGGGGGCCGCCCTGGCCCTCGCCCTGACGGGCTGCGGCGGAACGGACGACGAGGGCGCCAAGGCGACCGTGCCCGAGGGCTGGTCCGAGCTGACCACCAAGGGTGTGGACGTCGCCTACCCGCCGGCCTTCAAGCCGCAGAGCGACGCCGAGCGGAGCGACTACAACGCCGCCGCGGCCACGCTGACCGAGGGCGACCGGCGGGTGGGCATCATCACCGTCCAGCTGAACTTCACCACCGCGCATTCCGCGGAGCAGGCGGCGATCGCCGCCGAGGCGGGGGTGCAGCTCGGCTCGAAGGTTCAGCCCACGAAGAAGGTCGAGATCGCGGGCACCGACGACGCGCGGCGGATCGACTTCGAGTTCGTGTCCGTGGGCGACAAGGGCCAGCCGGTCCGCGGCGCCAAGATCCACGGCACGATCGTCACCGGCCTGGACTCGAAGGACAAGACCTTCGCCATCCGCGTCGACGCCCAGCAGGGCAAGATCTCGGACGACGAGCTGGCGAAGATCGTCGCGTCGATCGAGGTCCACTGACATGGAGGTCCCCGGCGGCAGCCTGCTGTTCTTCGGCTTCATGGCGGCGCTGTTCGGTGTGTTCGCGGTGTCGTACGGGCGCCGGCTGCTCACCGTGCTGCACACCGTCCGCCGGGGCGTCCGCACGACGGGCGAGTGCAGCAAGGTGGAGTACCCGGACCGGGACTCCGACGCCAAGGACCACTACTTCGTGTTCCGCACCGCCGACGGCCGCGAGGTGGAGTTCAAGGACCTCGCCGGCTGGACGATGAGCAAGGGCGCCCAGGTCACCGTCGCGTACGACCCGGCGGACCCGGAGCGCACCGCGACCATCGCGGGCCGGGACAACTGGGCGCCGATCCGCCTCGGCCTGGTCGTGACGGTCGGCTGCGGTCTGGCCTGTCTGGTCTTCCTCATCCTGCTGTTCCACGAGCTCACCGGCTGAACCCGAGCCGGCCGGCCGGCCGACCGCGGACCCCACTCCGCCGACGACGGCCCCACCCCCTGCCCCCTACTCCCCCGTTCCCCCCACTCGGATCCCAGGGACACTCATGTCGTACTACCAGAACTACGGAGCACCGGCCCCGGACGCGGGGCGACCGATCTTCGCCCTCATGAAGGCCTGGGCGGCCGGGCTGATCGTGCTGCTCATAGCCTCGTACCTGCAGACCTCGTACTTCTACGGCACCTTCGCCACGCCCGAGCGGCTGGAGTCGTTCAGCAACGTGCTGTGGCTGATCCACCTGCCGAACGCGGTGTGCATCGCGCTCTCGGTGTGGGTGTCCGCGCGCGTCCACGCCGAGCCGCACCGGGAATCCGCCGTGCAGCACATGAGCGCGGCGTTCGTGGTGCCGGTCGCGGCGCAGATCGTGGCGTTCGTGCTGACCGCGGGGCTGCCGTACCGCGATCTCGGGGCGTTGAGCGTGCTGATGTCCGTGGCCGTGCTGGTCGTCGGCTGTGTGGCTGGGTACGCCGCGGAACGGCTGCGCGAGCAGGACTGACCTGCGACGAGTACGCCGGAAGGCCCCCGCCGACGCGGGGGCCTTCGGCGTTCCCGGACGCCTCGCCGACGCACCGCCCGGCACCAGAGGTCTTGACAACCCGATTGGTCTGGACCAGATTGCAGCACCGGTGGCCACCGTTCCGTACGACCTCCACACCCCCAACTCCCCCACCGGAGGCAGCAAGTGGACCGCACCACACGTTCGCGCGGGCGCCGATGGCCGGCCGTCTCGGTCGCGCTCGCCGTCGGGTCCGGACTCGTCCTCGTCGGCGGCGCCGGCATCGCCCAGGCGGCCGACGTCAATGTCGCCAAGAACGCCGGATTCGAGTCCGGACTGACCAACTGGAGCTGTTCCGCCGGATCCGGCACCGTCGTCTCCTCGCCCGTCCGCACCGGGGCAGGTGCGCTCAGGGCCACCCCGGCCGGCATGGACAACGCCAAGTGCGTCCAGACGGTCGCCGTGAAGCCCAACTCCACGTACACGCTGAGCGCGTGGGTGCAGGGCGGGTACGCGTACCTCGGCGCGTCCGGCATCGGGACCACCGACGTCTCCACCTGGACGCCCGACTCGCCGTCCTGGAAGCAGCTGACGACCACCTTCACGACCGGTGCCTCCACCACCTCGGTGCAGGTGTACACGCACGGCTGGTACGGCACCGCCGCCTACCAGGTCGACGACGTGAGCGTCTTCGGTCCGGACGGGGGCGGTGGCACCGACCCCGACCCGGTCGTCCCGGCCACCCCGGCGGGCCTCGCCGCGGGTACCGTCACCACCTCGTCGGTCGCCCTGAACTGGAACGCCGTCTCCGGCGCGACCGGCTACAAGGTCTACAAGAACGGCACCGCCGCCCAGACCGTCTCCGGCACCTCGGCGACCGTGACCGGGCTGACCGCCGACACCGCGTACCAGTTCCAGGTCGCCGCAACGAACGCGGCGGGCGAGTCCGCGAAGTCCGCCGCCGTGACGGCCCGCACCGCCAAGGTCACCGACCCGGGCCCGAACCCGAATCCGGCCGTGCCCAGGCACGCGCTGACCGGCTACTGGCAGAACTTCGACAACGGCGCGACGGTGCAGAAGCTGCGCGACGTGCAGGCGCAGTACGACATCATCGCCGTCTCCTTCGCCGACGCGACGGCCACGCCCGGCCAGATCACCTTCAACCTGGACCCGGCGGTCGGCTACGGCTCCGTCGCCGACTTCAAGGCCGACGTCGCCGCGAAGAAGGCAGCCGGCAAGTCCGTGATCCTCTCGGTCGGCGGCGAGAAGGGGAACGTCACGATCAACAGCGACGCCTCCGCGACCGCCTTCGCCGACAGCGCGTACGCGCTGATGCAGGAGTACGGCTTCAGCGGCGTCGACATCGACCTCGAGCACGGCATCAACTCCACCTATCTGACGAAGGCGTTGCGCCAGCTCTCCGCCAAGGCGGGTTCGTCGATGGTGCTGACGATGGCCCCGCAGACCATCGACATGCAGTCCACCGGGACCGAGTACTT
This sequence is a window from Streptomyces sp. HUAS YS2. Protein-coding genes within it:
- a CDS encoding pilus assembly protein, whose amino-acid sequence is MKLRAVRRDRGQAALELVGWIPILLIVALLVIQLGLGVFAAQQAGTGARAAARAVTDQRSDTSAETAGREAISDFLESGGGVMILPMGWGDEATVTVRVKVPSVVPGIDFGTAEKRATMPKD
- a CDS encoding pilus assembly protein, whose protein sequence is MSSPGIGAGALTRSRDDRGQGTIEFVGTVPMMLAVLVILWQCALVGYTFSLAGNAADKGVRAGTVTDWIWVPGGRELACEKAGEEDLPGPWREGADIDCWPDGDLVKATVNLKVPLLFPGGPKMDIRIPGESAAVREN
- a CDS encoding AAA family ATPase; amino-acid sequence: MTTRILPAVGDADAARSITTLLSQLPDAEPAQPVGDSTSLLDTLARLAGESLDELPEVVLVHERIGPVPALELIREVSMRFPAVGVILVTADASQGLYQAAADSGARGLVGLPLSYEELAQRVQAAAAWSVGVRRHLGQGPDVLSGPGGMVVTVSGAKGGVGTTLIAVQTALAAQASGMSTVLVDLDLQAGDVASYVDVQHRRSVVDLAGIADITPRVLQDVVYSGDKAGKVALLLAPAEGERAEEVNDRAVRQTISALRNKYEIVVIDCGTVLNSANAAAIEMADTTLLITTPDVVTVRAAKRMVKLWDRLQIRKAEETTTVVNRYIRNTEIQPPLVQKITGTKVAGVAIPSNFKELQAAVDAGRMQDLEARAVVKQAMWALAGELGMVKQAEQPEKAGGRAKGGDRGSFGLRKPRS
- the cpaB gene encoding Flp pilus assembly protein CpaB encodes the protein MNSRQRRGVVLLLLSVLCAFAAFAGVLSVISDVNSKVGPEVTAYRLKTDIAAYSKLTPAQFEKVKMPKRWLSSTAVTDISVIDQKTAVTGLRRGSLLQEDMIVQRPALENGQQEIAIMIDAATGVAGKITQGSLVNIYATFAGDELGKGKPSESRIIVVNAKVLDVGQLTALEPTKEDRNQAANAVPITFALNTLDAQRVAYAESFAANLRLALVAKGSPTTLRPGDDKYTLQEDASR
- a CDS encoding DUF3592 domain-containing protein, which codes for MEVPGGSLLFFGFMAALFGVFAVSYGRRLLTVLHTVRRGVRTTGECSKVEYPDRDSDAKDHYFVFRTADGREVEFKDLAGWTMSKGAQVTVAYDPADPERTATIAGRDNWAPIRLGLVVTVGCGLACLVFLILLFHELTG
- a CDS encoding glycoside hydrolase family 18 protein codes for the protein MDRTTRSRGRRWPAVSVALAVGSGLVLVGGAGIAQAADVNVAKNAGFESGLTNWSCSAGSGTVVSSPVRTGAGALRATPAGMDNAKCVQTVAVKPNSTYTLSAWVQGGYAYLGASGIGTTDVSTWTPDSPSWKQLTTTFTTGASTTSVQVYTHGWYGTAAYQVDDVSVFGPDGGGGTDPDPVVPATPAGLAAGTVTTSSVALNWNAVSGATGYKVYKNGTAAQTVSGTSATVTGLTADTAYQFQVAATNAAGESAKSAAVTARTAKVTDPGPNPNPAVPRHALTGYWQNFDNGATVQKLRDVQAQYDIIAVSFADATATPGQITFNLDPAVGYGSVADFKADVAAKKAAGKSVILSVGGEKGNVTINSDASATAFADSAYALMQEYGFSGVDIDLEHGINSTYLTKALRQLSAKAGSSMVLTMAPQTIDMQSTGTEYFKTALAVKDILTVVNMQYYNSGSMLGCDGKVYSQGSVDFLTALACIQLQGGLDASQVGLGVPASTRGAGSGYVDPQIVKNALDCLARGTGCGSFKPSQTYPNLRGAMTWSTNWDATAGNAWSNAVGAHVHNLP